Proteins from a genomic interval of Nitrospirota bacterium:
- a CDS encoding Hsp20/alpha crystallin family protein, which translates to MTLVRWDPFHELEEMSNRLHRMYSRPAPPQTNGKEAIVVADWAPSVDVSETDGAYQIKAEIPDVKKEDVKVTLEDGVLTIQGERKFEKEEQGKKYHRVERSYGSFVRSFTLPDLVDEAKVKAEFKDGLLNLTLPKSEKIKPKAIEVTVG; encoded by the coding sequence ATGACACTCGTACGGTGGGATCCGTTTCATGAACTTGAAGAGATGTCGAATCGGTTACATCGAATGTACAGCCGTCCGGCTCCGCCGCAGACGAACGGCAAGGAAGCGATCGTCGTCGCCGACTGGGCGCCATCCGTGGATGTCAGCGAAACGGACGGAGCGTACCAGATCAAGGCGGAGATTCCTGACGTGAAGAAAGAGGATGTGAAGGTGACGCTGGAAGATGGTGTGCTCACCATCCAGGGCGAGCGCAAGTTTGAAAAAGAAGAGCAGGGAAAGAAATACCATCGGGTCGAGCGGTCCTACGGGAGTTTCGTTCGCAGCTTTACCTTGCCCGATCTCGTCGATGAGGCGAAGGTAAAGGCCGAGTTCAAGGACGGCCTCTTGAACCTCACGCTGCCGAAGTCCGAAAAGATTAAGCCGAAAGCGATTGAGGTTACGGTCGGCTAA
- the arsC gene encoding arsenate reductase (glutaredoxin) (This arsenate reductase requires both glutathione and glutaredoxin to convert arsenate to arsenite, after which the efflux transporter formed by ArsA and ArsB can extrude the arsenite from the cell, providing resistance.), which translates to MAEVTIYQKPTCSTCRQAVQLLKESGTPFTAINYYETPFTKALLKRLLKKAGLTPKHILRTKEEIYKELGLAKKNLSDDEWLDVMIAHPDLIQRPIVEKGERVILARPAESVKELL; encoded by the coding sequence ATGGCCGAGGTCACAATTTACCAGAAACCGACTTGCAGCACCTGCCGCCAGGCGGTGCAATTATTAAAAGAGAGTGGCACACCCTTTACAGCCATCAACTACTACGAGACGCCATTCACAAAGGCGCTCCTTAAACGCCTATTAAAGAAGGCGGGGCTCACGCCCAAACATATCTTGCGGACCAAAGAAGAGATTTATAAAGAACTGGGGTTGGCCAAAAAGAATCTGTCAGACGATGAATGGCTCGACGTGATGATCGCCCATCCTGATCTCATTCAGCGTCCGATTGTCGAAAAAGGCGAGCGGGTCATCTTGGCCAGACCCGCGGAGTCGGTGAAAGAGCTGCTGTAG
- a CDS encoding DnaJ domain-containing protein, with translation MAFSQSKLIKFQSGMRRRIDSLRPKAEESLDLAVDTMMQERVDSFFRVEEGLEEIIKTLVQIEEELGEIRDLSGAMRLESRLEFVEDRWDDFDSEIRERPRRRRKKVSLADMLKAAGGGGDPSQGPSGINNAMDAYAAMGVEFGSSLAEVTASFRHKAKQLHPDSNNGDRSAEPELRRMLEAYQFLKEYLSLSNVEPPRRPDATYNPTE, from the coding sequence ATGGCATTTTCACAAAGCAAACTTATTAAGTTTCAGAGCGGGATGAGGCGACGGATCGATTCGTTGCGTCCGAAGGCCGAAGAGAGCTTGGATCTCGCCGTCGACACGATGATGCAGGAGCGAGTCGATAGCTTCTTTCGTGTGGAAGAGGGGCTGGAGGAAATCATCAAGACGCTGGTCCAGATTGAAGAAGAACTTGGGGAGATTCGCGATCTTTCCGGCGCTATGCGCCTGGAATCCCGGCTTGAGTTTGTCGAAGACCGCTGGGACGATTTTGATAGCGAGATACGAGAACGCCCCCGTCGCCGCCGCAAGAAAGTCAGCCTGGCCGATATGTTGAAAGCCGCCGGTGGGGGAGGCGACCCATCGCAAGGGCCCAGCGGCATCAACAACGCAATGGATGCCTATGCCGCGATGGGCGTCGAGTTCGGGAGTTCGCTCGCCGAAGTCACCGCGTCGTTTCGTCACAAGGCGAAACAGCTCCATCCCGATTCGAATAACGGCGATCGGAGCGCCGAACCGGAACTCCGCCGCATGCTGGAAGCCTATCAGTTCCTGAAGGAATACTTGAGCCTCAGTAACGTCGAGCCGCCACGGAGGCCGGACGCCACCTATAACCCAACTGAATGA
- the rnd gene encoding ribonuclease D — protein MTSKPPMQYVTDQHALETLCLTLRQSPRLALDTEFVGEDTFIPRLELIQVATAATAAVIDFPAVQASGSLDAFWELVCDPKIEKIVHAGRQDLDLFATHAGQIPKPFFDTQIAAAMVGYGAQVAYANLVQRLHGTKLEKAHTFTNWSARPLSDDQIAYALEDVEFLLPIHTHLQDRLNSLGRLEWVSEEFARLESAVGEKSREPQERYQRIRGWDTLRPKGAVVLRELAAWREAEARRRNVPRGRVMRDEVLLQLARHPPKSVHELRGLRGVHASEVDRHGEQLLATINAALALPPSVWPEVPRERKPDPESTGIVELLQAVLKARAAEQGIAPTMLATSSDLQILVEAKQNRSTLDVPILRGWRRQLVGDLLLKVLDGDVIITVDRTSGALRMSQDGLSIAAS, from the coding sequence GTGACATCTAAACCACCGATGCAGTATGTGACCGACCAGCATGCCCTTGAAACCCTCTGCCTCACCTTACGGCAGAGTCCTCGATTGGCACTGGATACGGAATTCGTCGGGGAAGACACCTTTATCCCGCGGCTCGAACTGATCCAAGTCGCCACGGCCGCAACCGCCGCCGTCATCGATTTTCCCGCCGTGCAGGCGAGCGGATCGCTCGACGCCTTCTGGGAGCTCGTCTGCGACCCGAAGATTGAAAAAATTGTGCATGCCGGACGGCAGGATCTCGATCTCTTTGCCACCCATGCCGGACAGATCCCGAAGCCGTTTTTCGATACGCAGATCGCCGCCGCCATGGTCGGATATGGCGCCCAAGTCGCCTATGCCAACCTGGTCCAGCGCCTCCACGGCACGAAGCTGGAGAAAGCCCATACCTTTACGAACTGGAGCGCGCGACCGCTTTCCGATGACCAGATCGCCTATGCCCTAGAAGATGTCGAGTTTCTGCTGCCGATTCATACGCACTTACAGGATCGCCTCAACAGCCTTGGCCGGTTGGAGTGGGTCAGTGAGGAGTTTGCCCGCCTCGAGTCGGCGGTCGGTGAAAAGAGTCGCGAGCCTCAAGAGCGCTACCAGCGCATACGCGGGTGGGATACACTCAGGCCCAAAGGAGCCGTGGTGCTTCGTGAATTAGCGGCCTGGCGAGAAGCGGAAGCCCGACGCCGGAATGTGCCTCGCGGACGTGTCATGCGGGACGAGGTCCTGCTCCAACTCGCACGCCATCCGCCCAAATCGGTGCATGAACTCCGTGGTCTCCGCGGCGTCCATGCTTCCGAGGTCGACAGGCATGGCGAACAACTGTTGGCCACCATCAACGCCGCCTTGGCTCTGCCACCGTCGGTCTGGCCTGAGGTTCCACGCGAACGGAAGCCGGACCCTGAGTCGACGGGCATCGTCGAATTGCTACAAGCCGTGCTGAAGGCCCGTGCGGCAGAGCAGGGAATCGCCCCCACCATGTTGGCCACCAGTTCAGATCTCCAAATACTCGTGGAAGCCAAACAGAACCGGAGCACTCTCGATGTCCCCATTCTTCGTGGCTGGCGCCGGCAACTGGTCGGGGACCTGCTCCTCAAAGTGCTGGATGGCGACGTCATCATCACCGTAGACCGAACCTCCGGTGCGCTCCGCATGTCCCAGGACGGTCTCTCAATCGCAGCAAGCTGA
- a CDS encoding aldo/keto reductase, with protein sequence MTNPSNSGKTNRLIHETSPYLLQHATNPVDWYPWGPEALQASKTHNRPILLSIGYSACHWCHVMERESFENEAIAALMNRHFICIKVDREERPDLDEIYMQATVTMNRGQGGWPMTVFLTPDQEPFFAGTYFPPDDRWGRPGFPSLLKKIAESWEKDAAALTNQARQLTERLKKELTAVSPVSVSASVLDDAVAQFLEDFDEQHGGFGSAPKFPPSAGLSLLLRCYRRTGENRTLQMVTRTLDAMAAGGIYDHIGGGFARYSTDERWLVPHFEKMLYDNALLAKTYVEAYQVTQQASYRQVTTDVLDYILREMTDPAGGFYSATDADSEGVEGKFFIWTPAEIQAVLQNAEDTRRLCAYYDITDQGNWEHRSIPNRLRPIKAVTKELDLTVDELDETILRVRPLLYRARQERVPPGLDDKIITAWNGMMISAMAEAGRVFGNRRYIDGAMKAADFLLQTHRTSDGTLLRTSRKGRAHLDGVLEDYAYLAEGLIDLYEACGQERYLAAALQLAERIVDSFRDEDQGGFYTTAKTHEPLIIRAREGADGATPSGNAVTVSALARLSYHYDRQDLREAAIAGIRVYGRQMARYPRAFAKSLAVVDLLAEGPVELAFVGAPNDPALEALQRAVREVFLPHRVIASSDGTGKPSTHPLLSGKGLVEGKAALYICRNFSCQRPLTDPQDVTEALRAESRRTDQTAPQTLLQGTAHPGAASPEGTARYAARLVSQSRHAGHMEHGYGRFGSSGFTTSRLGFGTYRVDTREPEQREALKTALREGVNLIDTSTNYMDGDSERLVGSVLDELFKSGELTREEVIVVSKIGYVQGQNLKQAETREQAGRPYPDMVKYGEGIWHCIHPEYLADQLTLSLDRLGLATLDICLLHNPEYFLSEAAHHDGGDLVMAREAFYRRIEQAFTFFESQVAAGRISYYGVSSNTVTADPSNAEATSLSRLYDAARSAAKALGLERHHFGVLQCPMNLYEAGALLTPNTGRDQQETVLALAQQEGIAVLVNRPLNAMPTKKSGVLRLADFPLQGDPVDFERQCQTVAALEEEYRKDIAPNLQQRGQGMPPADFFTWASELTRVRPQIQGLEHWEQIEHQMIAPHFNQVMQALSQQLTGTATAQWEAWRNRYVPQLLTLLGGLRREATERSRTRAASISAALNPLLPQARHNESLSRKSLWVLASTPGVTAVLNGMRSPGYVSDSMEILRWEGLTDVTRLYDTMSKLGQ encoded by the coding sequence ATGACTAATCCATCGAACTCCGGCAAGACGAATCGCCTCATTCACGAAACCAGTCCCTATCTCCTCCAGCATGCCACGAACCCGGTCGACTGGTATCCCTGGGGACCGGAGGCCTTACAGGCATCGAAAACACACAATCGTCCCATACTCCTGTCTATCGGTTATTCGGCCTGTCACTGGTGTCACGTGATGGAACGGGAATCGTTCGAGAACGAGGCCATTGCCGCGCTCATGAACCGGCACTTTATCTGTATCAAAGTCGATCGGGAGGAACGCCCCGATCTCGACGAGATCTACATGCAGGCGACGGTAACCATGAATCGCGGCCAGGGCGGATGGCCGATGACGGTCTTTCTGACGCCAGACCAGGAACCGTTTTTCGCCGGGACCTATTTCCCGCCCGACGATCGATGGGGCCGTCCCGGGTTTCCTAGCCTGCTCAAGAAAATTGCCGAATCATGGGAGAAGGATGCCGCCGCGCTCACGAATCAAGCGCGTCAATTGACCGAACGATTGAAGAAGGAACTCACGGCGGTATCGCCCGTTTCCGTGAGTGCCTCCGTACTGGATGACGCGGTGGCTCAATTTCTCGAGGATTTCGACGAGCAGCACGGCGGATTCGGCAGTGCCCCGAAATTTCCACCTTCCGCGGGGCTCTCGTTGCTCCTTCGTTGTTATCGTCGAACAGGAGAGAACCGCACGTTGCAGATGGTCACCCGCACGCTCGATGCGATGGCGGCAGGCGGGATCTACGATCATATCGGTGGCGGGTTCGCGCGGTACTCCACCGACGAGCGATGGCTGGTTCCTCATTTCGAAAAGATGCTCTATGACAATGCCCTGCTGGCCAAGACCTACGTGGAAGCCTACCAAGTCACCCAACAAGCCTCCTATCGACAGGTCACAACGGACGTGCTCGATTATATTCTCCGGGAGATGACCGATCCTGCCGGAGGATTCTACTCCGCGACGGATGCGGACTCGGAAGGCGTCGAAGGAAAGTTTTTTATCTGGACACCGGCAGAAATTCAGGCCGTGCTGCAGAATGCCGAAGACACTCGAAGACTCTGCGCCTATTACGACATTACCGATCAGGGCAATTGGGAACATCGGAGCATTCCGAATCGGCTGCGGCCCATCAAGGCCGTGACGAAGGAATTAGATCTCACCGTCGATGAACTCGACGAAACCATCCTTCGCGTGCGCCCCCTCCTCTATCGCGCGCGCCAGGAGCGAGTTCCGCCAGGACTCGATGATAAAATCATTACCGCCTGGAACGGCATGATGATCTCGGCAATGGCTGAAGCAGGCCGAGTATTCGGAAATCGCCGCTACATCGATGGAGCCATGAAGGCAGCAGACTTTCTCTTGCAGACACATCGGACCTCCGATGGCACGCTCCTCCGCACGTCGCGGAAGGGCCGGGCCCATCTCGACGGAGTCCTGGAAGACTATGCCTATCTCGCAGAAGGATTGATCGACCTCTATGAAGCCTGCGGGCAGGAACGCTATCTCGCCGCCGCGCTTCAATTGGCAGAACGGATCGTGGACTCGTTTCGCGATGAGGACCAGGGAGGCTTCTACACGACTGCGAAGACGCATGAACCGCTGATTATCCGAGCGCGCGAGGGCGCGGACGGTGCAACGCCCAGTGGCAACGCCGTGACAGTCTCCGCCCTTGCCAGGCTTTCGTACCACTACGATCGCCAGGATCTGCGCGAGGCGGCGATTGCCGGGATTCGTGTCTACGGCCGCCAGATGGCCCGCTATCCGAGGGCCTTCGCGAAAAGTCTCGCCGTTGTGGATCTCCTGGCCGAAGGGCCGGTTGAATTAGCGTTTGTAGGAGCCCCGAACGATCCGGCATTGGAGGCACTGCAGCGCGCGGTGCGCGAGGTGTTCCTTCCACATCGTGTGATTGCCTCCAGCGATGGAACCGGCAAGCCGTCCACTCATCCCCTGCTCTCCGGCAAGGGGTTGGTAGAAGGAAAAGCTGCCCTCTATATCTGCCGCAATTTTTCATGCCAGCGTCCCCTCACCGATCCACAGGATGTCACCGAGGCATTGCGGGCCGAGTCGCGACGAACGGATCAAACAGCCCCACAGACACTGTTGCAAGGAACCGCACACCCAGGGGCCGCAAGCCCTGAAGGGACAGCCAGATATGCCGCACGCCTGGTCAGCCAATCACGCCATGCCGGTCACATGGAACATGGGTATGGCCGGTTCGGCAGCAGCGGCTTCACGACATCCCGGCTGGGATTTGGCACCTATCGGGTCGATACCAGGGAACCGGAACAGCGAGAGGCGCTGAAGACGGCGTTACGAGAGGGTGTCAATCTCATCGACACCTCGACGAATTATATGGATGGCGATAGTGAGCGCCTGGTCGGTTCTGTCTTAGACGAATTGTTCAAAAGCGGAGAGCTGACGCGAGAGGAAGTGATCGTCGTCTCGAAGATCGGCTACGTGCAGGGGCAGAATCTCAAACAGGCGGAGACGCGAGAACAGGCCGGACGCCCCTACCCTGACATGGTCAAATATGGCGAGGGCATCTGGCATTGTATCCATCCGGAGTATCTAGCCGATCAGCTGACCCTGTCACTGGACCGGCTCGGGCTTGCCACGCTCGATATCTGCTTACTCCATAATCCGGAATACTTTCTGTCCGAAGCCGCCCATCATGACGGTGGCGATCTCGTGATGGCGCGGGAAGCCTTTTATCGACGGATCGAACAGGCCTTCACATTTTTCGAGTCGCAAGTCGCGGCAGGACGGATCAGTTATTACGGCGTGTCCTCGAATACGGTCACGGCAGATCCGTCGAATGCCGAGGCGACGTCGCTCTCTCGCCTATACGACGCGGCACGATCTGCTGCGAAAGCACTGGGCCTGGAGCGCCATCACTTCGGGGTGCTGCAATGCCCCATGAATCTCTATGAAGCAGGCGCCCTACTGACGCCAAATACCGGCAGGGATCAGCAGGAGACGGTGTTGGCGCTGGCGCAGCAAGAAGGTATCGCGGTCTTGGTCAATCGCCCGCTCAATGCCATGCCGACGAAAAAGAGCGGGGTGCTTCGGTTGGCAGATTTTCCACTCCAAGGCGATCCCGTAGATTTCGAGCGGCAATGCCAAACGGTTGCAGCGCTTGAAGAGGAATACCGCAAGGACATTGCCCCAAACCTTCAACAGAGAGGTCAAGGCATGCCCCCTGCCGACTTCTTCACCTGGGCGAGTGAACTGACCCGCGTGCGGCCTCAGATTCAAGGACTGGAACATTGGGAGCAGATCGAGCATCAAATGATCGCGCCTCATTTCAATCAAGTGATGCAGGCCCTCTCTCAACAACTCACCGGAACGGCGACTGCACAGTGGGAGGCCTGGCGCAATCGCTATGTACCGCAATTGCTCACCCTGTTGGGTGGACTCCGCAGAGAAGCGACCGAGCGCAGTCGTACGAGAGCGGCCTCAATATCGGCAGCCCTCAATCCCCTCCTGCCTCAGGCACGGCATAACGAGTCGCTGTCACGAAAGTCCTTATGGGTGTTGGCCAGCACACCAGGAGTGACCGCGGTGTTGAATGGGATGCGGTCACCCGGGTACGTCAGTGACTCGATGGAAATTCTGCGGTGGGAAGGGCTCACGGACGTCACACGACTGTACGATACGATGAGCAAGCTCGGGCAGTAG
- a CDS encoding class II fumarate hydratase, translated as MKKIAAATQSLPATRMERDTMGELAVPATAYYGVQTARAIENFPISSLRFPRAMIRAMGMVKRAAATVNQSLGLLDKKPADAIKLAATEVVDGKLDAEFPVDIFQTGSGTSTNMNTNEVISNRATELLGGARGSKLVHPNDHVNLGQSSNDVIPTAIHIAAGEMMQQQLIPALTRLQKSLARKAKEFDKIVKIGRTHLQDATPVRLGQEFGGYARQIELGIQRVRRAQEALSEVALGGTAVGTGLNCHPKFPAKVMAIVSKETGCTFKEAKNHFEAQSAQDSLVEASGELKTIAVSLMKIANDIRWLGSGPRCGLGEINLPETQPGSSIMPGKVNPVIAESVTMVCAQVIGNDVTVTVGGQAANFELIVMLPVMAYNVLQSIELLSTASTNFAVKCIDGIKANEERCRSLIEESLAMCTALAPEIGYEAAAKLAKDAYKSGKTVRQMAKEQKVLSEKRLTELLDPWRMTMPGGPVGSAGG; from the coding sequence ATGAAGAAAATAGCGGCAGCGACTCAATCATTACCTGCGACGAGAATGGAACGCGATACCATGGGCGAACTGGCTGTGCCGGCCACGGCCTATTATGGTGTCCAGACCGCCCGCGCCATTGAGAACTTCCCGATCAGCTCGTTACGATTTCCCCGCGCCATGATCCGGGCCATGGGCATGGTCAAGCGCGCTGCCGCGACGGTCAATCAGTCGCTGGGGCTCCTCGACAAAAAACCGGCAGATGCGATCAAGCTGGCCGCAACTGAAGTCGTCGACGGGAAGCTCGATGCCGAGTTCCCCGTCGACATTTTCCAGACCGGCTCAGGCACCTCGACGAACATGAACACCAACGAGGTGATCTCCAATCGTGCCACCGAGCTGTTAGGCGGAGCCAGAGGCAGTAAGTTGGTACATCCCAACGATCACGTCAATCTGGGCCAATCCAGCAACGACGTGATTCCCACGGCCATTCACATTGCCGCCGGGGAGATGATGCAGCAGCAGCTCATTCCCGCACTCACCCGTTTACAGAAATCGCTCGCGCGCAAAGCCAAGGAGTTCGACAAGATCGTCAAGATTGGCCGTACCCATTTGCAGGATGCCACGCCGGTGCGGTTGGGCCAGGAGTTCGGCGGCTATGCACGCCAGATTGAATTGGGCATTCAACGAGTCCGGCGGGCACAAGAAGCGCTCAGCGAAGTCGCGCTCGGCGGCACCGCGGTCGGCACGGGGCTCAATTGCCATCCGAAATTCCCAGCCAAGGTCATGGCCATCGTGTCGAAAGAAACCGGTTGCACGTTTAAAGAAGCGAAGAACCATTTTGAAGCGCAGTCCGCACAGGATTCGCTGGTCGAGGCGAGCGGGGAATTAAAGACTATCGCGGTCAGCCTGATGAAGATTGCCAACGATATTCGTTGGCTCGGTTCCGGTCCGCGTTGCGGACTCGGCGAAATCAATCTGCCGGAGACACAGCCCGGTTCGTCCATCATGCCGGGCAAAGTCAATCCGGTGATTGCCGAATCCGTCACAATGGTCTGCGCCCAGGTGATCGGCAACGACGTGACTGTCACAGTGGGGGGCCAGGCCGCCAACTTTGAGCTGATCGTCATGTTGCCGGTGATGGCCTACAATGTATTGCAGTCCATCGAACTCCTCTCGACCGCCTCCACCAATTTCGCCGTCAAATGTATCGACGGCATTAAAGCGAACGAAGAACGCTGCCGGAGCCTGATCGAGGAAAGCCTGGCCATGTGTACGGCCCTGGCCCCTGAAATCGGGTACGAAGCGGCGGCAAAACTCGCCAAGGATGCCTACAAGTCAGGCAAGACCGTGCGGCAAATGGCCAAAGAGCAGAAAGTACTTTCTGAAAAACGTCTCACCGAGTTGCTCGATCCCTGGCGCATGACCATGCCTGGCGGACCAGTAGGGAGCGCTGGAGGGTAG
- a CDS encoding NAD-dependent malic enzyme: MTDIGPYSNYRLTVRLQLANTPGMFAKVAALLAEEGANLGAVDIVSATADCMVRDVTFDVRDEAHGEKVLARVGALPDVRVLSASDRIFLLHLGGKIRVQSKVPVTTRNVLSMVYTPGVGRVSQAIAKDKTKAYAFTSKSNTVAVVTDGSAVLGLGNLGPEAALPVMEGKAMLFKEFAGIDAWPICLNTQDPDEIVRTVQAIAPGFGAINLEDISSPRCFEIERRLKTSLDIPVMHDDQHGTAVVLLAALTNALTVTGKRIEDIRVVVNGLGAAGTACCRMLLAAGLSHLIGCEARGIVLRGDGEQLRACRTDLAACMTHDRPQGSLREALKGADVFIGLSVGNVVTAEDLDLMAADRIVFAMANPDPEVPPQLAASHCRIFATGRSDYPNQINNALAFPGIFRGALDVQARDINEAMKLAAAKALAETIPASALSEDYIIPSVFDKDVVPRVAKAVAAAARDSGVARRRTKISDDFASR, translated from the coding sequence ATGACCGACATTGGGCCCTATTCCAACTACCGCCTGACTGTTCGCCTCCAGCTCGCCAACACCCCGGGCATGTTCGCAAAAGTGGCTGCGCTCTTGGCCGAAGAAGGTGCCAACCTCGGCGCAGTCGACATTGTCTCGGCCACCGCCGATTGTATGGTACGCGACGTGACTTTCGACGTCCGGGACGAAGCCCATGGGGAGAAGGTGCTTGCCCGGGTTGGGGCATTGCCAGACGTACGAGTCCTTTCCGCGTCAGACCGGATCTTCCTGCTGCATCTCGGTGGGAAAATCCGAGTTCAAAGCAAGGTCCCCGTTACGACAAGGAATGTCCTGTCGATGGTCTATACGCCAGGCGTCGGTCGCGTCTCCCAAGCTATCGCGAAGGACAAAACCAAAGCCTATGCCTTTACGAGTAAAAGCAACACGGTCGCCGTAGTCACCGACGGGTCTGCGGTGCTGGGCCTGGGGAATCTCGGCCCGGAGGCAGCGTTACCCGTGATGGAAGGCAAGGCCATGCTGTTCAAGGAATTTGCGGGAATCGACGCCTGGCCGATTTGTTTGAATACGCAAGATCCCGATGAGATCGTTCGCACAGTTCAGGCGATTGCTCCAGGGTTCGGCGCGATCAACCTGGAAGATATCAGTTCACCTCGTTGTTTCGAGATCGAACGCCGCTTAAAGACATCTCTGGATATTCCGGTTATGCATGACGACCAGCATGGCACTGCCGTGGTGCTCCTTGCCGCATTGACCAATGCGCTCACCGTCACGGGAAAACGGATAGAGGACATCCGCGTGGTCGTCAACGGTCTCGGGGCCGCTGGAACCGCCTGCTGTAGAATGTTGCTGGCGGCAGGTCTCTCGCATCTGATCGGATGTGAAGCTCGAGGGATCGTCTTACGAGGAGACGGCGAACAATTACGGGCCTGCCGAACGGATCTCGCCGCCTGTATGACTCACGACCGTCCCCAGGGCTCACTGCGAGAAGCCCTCAAGGGAGCCGATGTCTTCATTGGCTTATCCGTCGGCAACGTCGTCACAGCGGAAGATCTGGATCTGATGGCAGCTGATCGCATCGTCTTTGCGATGGCCAATCCCGACCCGGAAGTCCCTCCTCAATTGGCGGCCTCCCACTGCCGGATCTTTGCGACCGGGCGTTCGGACTATCCGAATCAAATCAACAACGCGCTCGCATTTCCAGGTATCTTTCGCGGGGCGCTGGATGTGCAGGCGCGCGACATCAACGAAGCGATGAAACTCGCTGCGGCCAAGGCCCTGGCTGAGACCATTCCCGCGTCGGCTCTGAGCGAGGACTACATCATCCCAAGCGTGTTCGATAAGGACGTCGTGCCACGTGTGGCCAAAGCCGTGGCGGCCGCTGCACGTGACTCGGGCGTCGCCCGCCGCCGCACCAAAATCAGCGACGACTTCGCCTCGCGCTGA
- a CDS encoding citrate synthase — MPHDFMPGLAGVPAAKSAISDVDGQRGVLEYRGIRVEELCRRSSYLETAYLLLFGHLPTATEFAQWQEDIVHHRRVKFKIIDLLKCLPEQGHPMDALQAAVAALGMFYPGRNVQDIENNYWSAVRLVAKLPTIVAAWARLRHGNEYIPPRDDLGFSENFLYMLTEKEPLPLWAEIFDDCLILHAEHTMNASTFTGMVTASTLADPYTVVASAIGALKGPLHGGANEEVVQMLKLIGEPGKVRSYLEERKGEKQKLMGFGHRVYKVKDPRATILQTLCERLFKASGSSPLYEVALEVELVAEELLKGKGIYPNVDFYSGILYEKMGIETDLFTPLFAMARVSGWLAHWLEQLKENKLYRPGQIYSGEHNRTYVPMGER, encoded by the coding sequence ATGCCTCATGATTTTATGCCGGGGCTCGCGGGCGTGCCTGCAGCCAAATCTGCAATTAGCGATGTAGACGGCCAACGCGGTGTGCTGGAATATCGCGGCATTCGTGTTGAAGAATTATGTCGTCGATCCTCCTATCTTGAAACCGCCTATCTGTTGCTCTTCGGTCACCTGCCTACTGCGACGGAGTTTGCACAATGGCAGGAAGATATCGTCCATCACCGCCGCGTGAAGTTCAAGATCATCGACCTCCTGAAATGCTTGCCGGAACAGGGCCATCCCATGGATGCCTTGCAAGCAGCCGTTGCGGCCTTGGGCATGTTTTATCCTGGCAGGAACGTGCAAGACATCGAGAACAACTACTGGTCGGCCGTCAGACTTGTGGCCAAATTGCCCACGATCGTTGCCGCATGGGCGCGCCTTCGGCATGGAAACGAATATATTCCACCGCGCGACGATCTCGGCTTTTCCGAAAACTTCCTCTATATGCTGACGGAGAAGGAGCCACTTCCTCTCTGGGCCGAGATTTTCGACGACTGCCTGATCCTCCATGCGGAACATACGATGAATGCCTCAACCTTCACCGGCATGGTCACGGCTTCGACGCTGGCCGATCCCTATACGGTCGTGGCCTCCGCGATTGGGGCGCTGAAGGGGCCGTTGCATGGCGGAGCCAATGAAGAAGTCGTGCAGATGCTGAAGCTGATCGGCGAACCGGGGAAGGTTCGATCGTACCTTGAAGAACGGAAAGGCGAGAAGCAGAAACTGATGGGCTTCGGCCACCGGGTGTACAAGGTGAAAGATCCCCGGGCAACAATCCTCCAGACGCTCTGTGAACGGCTCTTCAAGGCATCCGGCAGTTCACCGTTGTATGAGGTTGCCCTGGAGGTCGAGCTGGTCGCGGAAGAGCTGCTGAAGGGGAAGGGGATTTATCCCAATGTCGACTTCTATTCGGGAATTCTCTACGAGAAAATGGGCATCGAGACCGATCTCTTCACACCCCTGTTCGCGATGGCTCGGGTCTCAGGGTGGTTAGCCCATTGGCTGGAACAGCTGAAGGAAAATAAACTCTACCGACCGGGCCAAATCTACTCCGGCGAGCACAACCGAACCTATGTCCCCATGGGCGAACGCTAG